A part of Vigna radiata var. radiata cultivar VC1973A chromosome 11, Vradiata_ver6, whole genome shotgun sequence genomic DNA contains:
- the LOC106777566 gene encoding lysine-specific demethylase rbr-2 has product MGKGKPRAVEKGVVGPSLSVASSTIPAGPVYYPTEDEFKDPLEYIYKIRPEAEPYGICKIVPPKSWKPPFALDLDAFTFPTKTQAIHKLQARPASCDSKTFDLEYSRFLKDHCSKKSRKRVVFEGAELDLCTLFNAVKRYGGYDKVVDGKKWGDVARFVRSSGKISDCAKHVLCQLYREHLYDYEKFYNQMNQGTDQSCKKSLYEEHKSDCGVKPLVSKRIHKSVDCLKLKDSKVQGEDHDQICEQCKSGLHGELMLLCDRCDKGWHTYCLSPPLKQIPMGNWYCFNCLNSDRDSFGFVPGKHYSLEAFRRKADLSRRRWFGSGPVSRVQIEKKFWDIVEGLVGEVEVMYGNDLDTSVYGSGFPRVADKKPESIDDKLWEEYSTNPWNLNNLPKLKGSMLRAVHHNITGVMVPWLYIGMLFSSFCWHFEDHCFYSMNYLHWGEAKCWYSVPGSQSSAFEKVMRSSLPDLFDAQPDLLFQLVTMLNPSVLQENGVPVYSILQEPGNFVITFPRSYHGGFNLGLNCAEAVNFAPADWLPHGAFGADLYQRYHKTAVLSHEELLCVVAQFGEVDGRVSSYLKNELLRISVKEKSRREKLWKNGIIKSSRMAPRKCPQFVGTEEDPACIICQQYLYLSAVVCGCRPSAFVCLEHWEHLCECKTVKLRLLYRHSLAELYDLAYSMDKYTSEGKAECRSVKRQPSCLNGLTKKVKGGSITFAQLATEWLLQSSTILQNVFLQDAFVTALRKAEQFLWAGSEMDSVRDMVRNLLQAQEWAEGIRHCVTKIELWLCHRDSSVKKVHLESVDELLKVSPAPCNEPCYHKLKEYAEEARLFVQEIDTALSMCLNMSELELLYSKACGLPIYVKENKKLEGKISSTKAWLDSVRNCISARHPAALHVDVLYKLKAEFWDLQVQLPEIDVLQNLLNEAESCSAQCHDMLEGPMNLKNVSLLLKEWENFAVDVPELKILRQYHSDTVSWVSHCNDVLGRVHMQEDQHDAVDKLNSIFEAGLSLKIQVDELPLVEVELKKANCREKAVKAHDFKMPMEFIQQLLKEATMLQIEQEKQFVNLSCMLTVAIPWEERAREMLSHGAPISDFEDIIRASENIFVILPSLKDVKDALSEANSWLKNSKPYFVSSMQTSDSKQKVEDLQMLVSQSKHLKISFEERGMLELVLKNCRTWENEACSVLDDARCLFELDSSLHEIDSGLMCNMEDLIVRIQSTIASGISLGFDFSEISKLQASCSTLQWCKRALSFSNCSPSLEDVLEVAEGLSHSSISGALLKLLIGGLEWLRKALEAISGPYNSRRSKLTEIQAILTDYQTINMTFTAVNIQVEDSIGKHKLWQEQVCQFFGLSYRERSWSSILQLKEYGDTIAFGCCELDLVLSEVKKVENWKKTCMDKLGASVKNENSLLHALEKMGQTLDRSLLMYDKLQDMKEPNQCMCCFDDSEDQEFLTCSTCMDCYHAQCVGLTEKDVAIENYQCPYCEILRSEFRYQNGGALLRFKKNRVELKVLTELLSEAENFGLWIDERDVLSQLVEKALQCKSFLKEIVILASANVDQDICIISEKLATAVKASNVAVVYDQHDTCDLELTLAKTLWKAQVNRILNGVPKPTVQRIQKHLKEGLAMGISPEDHYMLKISNVNSLVLQWTELAKKVASDFGALGLDKVLELVVEGEKLPVDANEELSLLRARCMLYCICRKPFDPERMIACCRCNEWYHFDCMKLPCTREVYICPACNPCTEGLPPNHDRLTSGKFEEPKTPSPRHSNPRKKQKRDAPSLTCNTFTTRDQDSERWYLSGIECLRWQNRKPFRRAAKKRVELRSLSPFICIQR; this is encoded by the exons ATGGGGAAGGGAAAACCTAGAGCTGTGGAGAAAGGTGTGGTAGGACCTAGTTTGAGTGTAGCATCCTCAACTATACCTGCAGGGCCTGTGTATTACCCTACCGAGGATGAATTCAAGGATCCTTTGGagtatatttataagattagaCCTGAGGCTGAGCCTTATGGAATTTGTAAGATTGTGCCTCCGAAGAGTTGGAAACCCCCTTTTGCTTTGGATCTAGACGCTTTTACTTTCCCTACCAAGACTCAGGCCATTCACAAGCTCCAGGCTCGCCCTGCTTCGTGTGACTCCAAGACCTTTGACTTGGAGTACTCTAGGTTTCTGAAGGATCACTGTAGTAAGAAGTCCAGGAAAAGGGTGGTGTTCGAGGGGGCGGAGCTGGACTTGTGTACGCTATTCAATGCTGTGAAGCGGTATGGTGGTtatgataaggttgttgatgggAAGAAATGGGGGGATGTTGCTCGGTTTGTCAGGTCCAGTGGCAAGATTTCGGATTGTGCTAAGCATGTCTTGTGTCAGTTGTACCGTGAACACTTGTATGATTATGAGAAATTTTATAACCAGATGAATCAAGGGACAGACCAGAGTTGTAAGAAAAGCTTGTACGAGGAGCACAAGAGTGATTGTGGGGTGAAACCTTTGGTGTCGAAGAGGATTCACAAGAGTGTTGATTGTTTAAAACTGAAGGATAGTAAAGTGCAAGGAGAAGATCATGATCAGATTTGTGAACAATGTAAAAGTGGTCTGCATGGGGAACTAATGCTTTTGTGTGACAGGTGTGATAAGGGATGGCATACATATTGTCTTTCCCCACCATTGAAGCAAATTCCAATGGGTAATTGGTATTGTTTCAACTGCTTGAATTCTGATCGGGACAGCTTTGGTTTTGTGCCTGGGAAGCACTATTCATTGGAAGCTTTTAGACGTAAAGCTGATCTGTCAAGGAGGAGATGGTTTGGATCAGGGCCTGTTTCAAGGGTGCAAATAGAGAAAAAATTTTGGGATATTGTGGAGGGTTTGGTTGGTGAGGTTGAGGTTATGTATGGAAATGATTTGGATACATCTGTTTACGGGAGTGGTTTTCCACGTGTAGCTGATAAAAAACCAGAATCAATTGATGACAAATTATGGGAAGAATACTCAACTAACCCGTGGAATCTTAATAACCTGCCTAAGTTGAAAGGTTCAATGCTCCGAGCTGTTCATCACAATATCACCGGTGTCATGGTACCCTGGCTTTATATTGGGATGCTATTCTCATCCTTTTGCTGGCATTTTGAGGATCACTGCTTTTACTCAATGAATTATCTACACTG GGGAGAGGCAAAGTGCTGGTACAGTGTGCCTGGTAGTCAATCCAGTGCTTTTGAGAAG GTGATGAGAAGCAGTCTTCCTGATCTTTTTGATGCACAACCTGATCTACTTTTTCAGCTTGTTACTATGCTGAACCCATCTGTATTGCAAGAAAATGGAGTTCCTGTCTACAGTATACTTCAG GAGCCTGGGAATTTTGTTATTACCTTCCCCAGGTCTTACCATGGAGGTTTCAATCTTG GTTTAAATTGTGCAGAGGCTGTCAATTTTGCTCCTGCTGATTGGCTACCACATGGTGCTTTTGGAGCTGATCTCTATCAGCGGTATCACAAAACTGCTGTCTTATCTCACGAGGAGCTTCTTTGTGTAGTAGCCCAG TTTGGTGAAGTTGACGGCAGGGTGTCTTCTTATTTGAAGAACGAATTGTTGAGAATATCAGTTAAGGAAAAATCTCGAAGAGAGAAACTTTGGAAAAATGGTATCATTAAGTCTTCTCGCATGGCTCCTCGAAAATGTCCCCAATTTGTGGGAACCGAAGAA GATCCAGCATGCATCATATGCCAGCAATATCTCTATCTCTCTGCTGTCGTATGTGGTTGCAGGCCATCGGCTTTTGTTTGTCTGGAG CACTGGGAACACCTTTGTGAGTGCAAAACTGTTAAATTGCGTCTTCTCTATCGTCATTCACTTGCAGAATTGTATGACTTGGCCTATTCTATGGACAAATATACTTCTGAGGGAAAAGCTGAGTGTAGAAGTGTGAAAAGGCAGCCTTCATGTCTCAATGGTTTGACCAAAAAG GTAAAAGGTGGCTCCATTACTTTTGCTCAACTTGCTACAGAGTGGCTACTGCAATCTAGTACTATTCTTCAAAATGTCTTTTTGCAAGATGCATTTGTTACTGCACTGAGGAAAGCTGAACAATTTCTTTGGGCTGGTTCTGAGATGGATTCT GTTCGAGACATGGTAAGGAATTTGCTTCAAGCTCAGGAATGGGCAGAAGGGATAAGACACTGTGTAACAAAAATTGAGTTATGGTTGTGTCATCGAGACAGTAGTGTAAAGAAAGTTCATTTAGAATCCGTTGATGAGTTGCTGAAAGTTAGTCCTGCACCTTGCAATGAGCCTTGTTATCATAAACTGAAG GAGTATGCAGAGGAAGCAAGATTGTTTGTACAGGAGATTGATACTGCTTTGTCAATGTGTTTAAAT ATGTCTGAGTTGGAACTTTTATACTCCAAAGCTTGTGGCTTACCCATCTAcgtgaaagaaaataagaaattggAAGGAAAAATTTCTTCAACAAAG GCATGGCTGGATAGTGTCAGAAACTGTATCTCAGCAAGACACCCTGCTGCACTACATGTTGATGTTCTTTATAAACTAAAAGCAGAG TTTTGGGATCTTCAAGTTCAACTCCCGGAGATAGATGTGCTTCAGAATCTACTAAATGAAGCTGAATCTTGTAGTGCTCAATGTCATGATATGTTAGAAGGACCTATGAATCTCAAG AATGTTAGTCTGCTGCTTAAGGAATGGGAAAATTTTGCAGTTGATGTACCAGAACTCAAGATTCTAAGGCAATACCATTCGGATACTGTTTCATGGGTTTCCCACTGTAATGATGTTTTAGGGAGAGTTCACATGCAAGAAGATCAGCATGATGCAGTTGATAAATTGAATAGTATTTTTGAAGCAGGTTTATCTTTGAAAATTCAAG TTGATGAGTTGCCATTGGTTGAGGTTGAGCTGAAGAAGGCTAATTGCCGGGAAAAGGCTGTGAAG GCGCATGATTTTAAGATGCCTATGGAATTCATCCAGCAACTGTTGAAGGAGGCCACCAT GCTTCAAATTGAGCAAGAGAAACAATTTGTCAATCTATCATGCATGCTTACTGTTGCCATTCCTTGGGAGGAAAGGGCTAGAGAGATGCTTTCACATGGGGCTCCTATTTCGGACTTTGAGGACATTATCAG AGCTTCAGAGAACATATTTGTTATTCTTCCTTCACTTAAAGATGTCAAGGATGCATTATCAGAAGCTAATTCCTGGTTAAAGAATTCAAAACCATATTTCGTCTCTTCTATGCAAACTTCGGATTCTAAGCAGAAAGTTGAGGACTTACAG ATGTTGGTATCTCAATCGAAGCatcttaaaatatcatttgaaGAAAGAGGAATGCTTGAATTGGTTTTGAAAAACTGCAGAACATGGGAGAATGAAGCATGTTCTGTACTAGATGATGCCCGGTGCTTATTTGAACTGGATAGCTCTCTGCATGAAATAGACAGTGGTTTAATGTGTAACATGGAAGATTTGATTGTAAGAATCCAATCCACCATAGCATCGGGTATATCGCTGGGTTTTGACTTTAGTGAGATTTCAAAACTCCAAGCATCTTGTTCTACGCTGCAGTGGTGCAAAAGGGCCTTGTCTTTCTCCAATTGCTCTCCTTCTTTAGAG GACGTTTTGGAGGTTGCAGAAGGTCTTTCTCATTCCTCTATTTCTGGGGCTCTGTTGAAACTATTAATAGGTGGGCTTGAATGGCTTAGGAAGGCATTAGAGGCGATTTCTGGTCCTTACAATTCTAGAAGATCCAAGTTGACTGAGATACAAGCTATTCTTACTGATTATCAG ACAATTAATATGACCTTTACAGCAGTAAATATTCAAGTTGAAGATTCCATTGGAAAACATAA GTTGTGGCAAGAGCAAGTGTGCCAATTTTTTGGTCTAAGTTATAGAGAGCGGTCTTGGTCTTCAATATTGCAGCTCAAG GAGTATGGAGATACCATTGCCTTTGGTTGCTGTGAACTGGATTTGGTTTTATCTGAAGTTAAGAAGGTGGAAAATTGGAAGAAAACGTGCATGGATAAACTAGGAGCTtcagtgaaaaatgaaaattcgCTACTTCATGCATTGGAGAAG aTGGGACAGACTCTAGATAGATCATTGCTTATGTACGACAAATTGCAAGATATGAAGGAACCAAACCAATGTATGTGCTGCTTTGATGATTCTGAAGATCAGGAATTTCTTACTTGTTCCACTTGTATGGACTG CTATCATGCTCAATGTGTTGGACTAACAGAAAAAGACGTAGCCATTGAAAACTACCAGTGCCCATATTGTGAAATTCTAAGGAGTGAATTCCGTTATCAGAATGGAGGTGCTCTACTG AGGTTTAAGAAGAATCGTGTTGAACTGAAAGTTCTTACTGAACTCCTGTCTGAGGCCGAAAATTTTGGATTATG GATTGATGAAAGAGATGTTTTGAGTCAACTTGTTGAGAAAGCCCTtcaatgcaaatctttcttgaaagaaatTGTAATCCTTGCATCAGCTAATGTTGATCAAGATATTTGCATAATCTCTGAAAAATTGGCCACTGCTGTAAAG GCTAGCAACGTGGCTGTTGTCTATGATCAGCATGATACTTGTGATCTTGAGCTGACTTTGGCAAAAACCTTGTGGAAAGCTCAAGTCAATAGAATATTAAATGGTGTACCAAAGCCCACCGTCCAGCGTATTCAGAAGCATCTGAAGGAG GGACTGGCTATGGGCATATCACCTGAAGATCACTATAtgttgaaaatttcaaatgtgaATAGCTTAGTGTTGCAGTGGACAGAACTAGCcaaaaag GTGGCATCGGATTTTGGGGCACTCGGCCTTGATAAAGTTCTTGAACTTGTAGTGGAAGGTGAAAAGTTGCCTGTTGATGCGAATGAGGAACTAAGC TTGTTAAGGGCACGATGCATGCTTTATTGTATTTGTCGAAAGCCCTTTGATCCAGAAAGGATGATTGCATGTTGTCGTTGTAATGAGTGGTATCACTTCGATTGCATGAAATTGCCGTGCACAAGAGAGGTCTACATTTGTCCCGCGTGTAACCCATGTACGGAAGGATTACCTCCAAACCATGACAG ATTAACTAGTGGTAAGTTTGAGGAGCCAAAGACCCCTTCTCCCAGGCATTCAAACCCTAGAAAGAAACAGAAGAGAGACGCTCCCAGCCTCACTTGCAATACGTTCACTACCAGGGATCAAGATAGTGAACGTTGGTATCTGAGTGGGATAGAATGTCTAAGGTGGCAAAATCGAAAGCCTTTCAGAAGAGCAGCTAAGAAACGTGTTGAACTTCGAAGTCTTTCTCCATTTATTTGCATACAAAGATAG
- the LOC106776599 gene encoding uncharacterized protein LOC106776599, protein MVNRRRFIRVAVSDDEDEASRPRRTRKRLRLFEEEEDDDNDNKNEEQQLQKKEEVPESPQPAEDATPIGKPIRFSGKGKGKRSHYESFMFNGIEYTLEDSVLLFPEGKGQKPYAAIIKDIKQGSNGNVIVTGQWFYRPEEAEKKGGGNWKLHDTRELFYSFHRDDVPAEAIMHKCVVHFAPIHKQLPKRKDHPGFIVQKVYDSVGKKLWRLGDKVYEDTKQREIDVLIHKTLQRIGELPRIEFVETTDDAHDQMKSKKV, encoded by the exons ATGGTGAATCGTCGACGCTTTATTCGAGTTGCAGTGAGCGACGATGAAGATGAAGCATCACGTCCACGACGAACGCGGAAAAGATTGAGGCTTTTtgaggaagaggaagacgaCGATAATGATAACAAGAATGAAGAACAACAACTGCAGAAAAAAGAAGAGGTACCAGAATCGCCTCAGCCTGCGGAGGATGCTACTCCTATTGGTAAACCAATTAGGTTTTCGGGAAAAGGAAAAGGCAAGAGAAGTCACTACGAGTCCTTCATGTTCAATGGCATCGAATATACTCTT GAGGATTCTGTTCTTCTCTTTCCCGAGGGAAAAGGCCAAAAGCCATATGCTGCAATTATTAAG GACATTAAACAAGGAAGTAATGGTAATGTGATAGTGACGGGACAATGGTTTTATCGTCCTGAAGAAGCTGAGAAAAAAGGTGGCGGGAACTGGAAATTACACGATACAAGGGAGTTATTTTATAGTTTCCATCGTGATGATGTTCCTGCTGAGGCTATCATGCACAAGTGTGTGGTGCATTTTGCTCCCATACATAAACAACTTCCAAAACGTAAGGATCATCCTGGGTTTATTGTACAAAAGGTATATGACAGTGTGGGAAAAAAACTTTGGAGATTGGGTGATAAAGTTTATGAGGATACTAAGCAGCGAGAGATTGATGTGCTTATTCATAAGACTCTACAACGTATTGGTGAACTACCTCGTATTGAGTTTGTGGAAACCACTGATGATGCGCATGACCagatgaaaagtaaaaaagtttgA
- the LOC106776600 gene encoding glutamate--cysteine ligase, chloroplastic has product MGSLNLKWASGCLALWKVDSSKATLRGSYGNDQFKRKEKGGARCKGGQRSVIVATGPAIDHAPAISQEPLTKDHLIHYMASGCKPKQNWRIGTEHEKFGFERKTLRSINYEQLSALLNGIAERFDWEKIMEGENIIGLKNDKQNISLERGGQLELSGAPLKTLHQTCDEINSHLYQAKTVADEMGIDFMGLGYQPKWRLEEIVRVPKERYNILQNQLCKFGSPGVEILIMTCSVQVNLDFSSEADMIKKMRAGIALQPLAAALFANSPFKEGVPSSYLTTRGHIGEFDKHRTGILPFVFYDNFGFEQYVDYALDVPMVFVYRENKYIDCRDMSFRDFIAGKLPAIPGEVPTLADWENHLTTIFPEVRLKRYMEMRGADNGPPDMICAVPAFWVGLLYDEVSLQNAVDMIADWTPEDIQNLRDMAPITGLRTQVRGRLLRHIAEDVLKWAKEGLDRRCLSESVFLDPLKEVVETGLTQADKLLDLYNNKWENNIDHVFRECCY; this is encoded by the exons ATGGGTTCCCTCAATCTGAAATGGGCTTCAGGGTGCTTGGCTTTGTGGAAGGTAGATTCAAGTAAAGCTACTCTGAGAGGTAGTTATGGGAATGATCAGTTCAAGCGTAAAGAGAAAGGAGGAGCAAGATGCAAAGGAGGTCAAAGATCTGTGATTGTTGCTACGGGACCAGCCATAGACCACGCTCCTGCTATTTCCCAAGAGCCCTTGACAAAAGATCATCTTATTCACTACATGGCATCTGGTTGCAAGCCCAAACAAAACTGGAG AATAGGTACAGAGCACGAGAAGTTTGGTTTTGAGCGTAAAACTTTACGTTCTATTAATTACGAACAATTATCAGCTTTACTCAATGGCATTGCTGAGAGGTTTGATTGGGAAAAAATAATGGAAGGTGAAAACATCATAGGACTAAAAAAT GACAAGCAAAACATATCATTAGAGCGTGGTGGTCAGCTTGAGCTCAGTGGTGCGCCTTTGAAAACATTGCATCAAACTTGTGATGAGATTAATTCACATCTCTATCAG GCTAAAACTGTAGCAGATGAAATGGGAATTGATTTTATGGGATTAGGTTATCAGCCTAAATGGAGATTGGAAGAGATAGTTAGAGTGCCTAAG GAACGGTATAACATTTTACAGAACCAGTTATGCAAATTTGGCTCGCCTGGAGTTGAAATATTGATCATGACATGCTCAGTTCAG GTCAACCTGGACTTCAGTTCCGAAGCAGACATGATCAAGAAAATGCGTGCCGGAATTGCTTTGCAGCCA TTAGCAGCAGCCTTATTTGCAAATTCACCTTTCAAGGAAGGGGTTCCAAGCTCTTATCTCACCACAAGAGG CCACATTGGTGAGTTTGACAAACATCGCACTGGCATACTCCCCTTTGTTTTTTATGACAATTTTGG GTTTGAGCAGTACGTTGATTACGCTCTTGATGTGCCGATGGTGTTTGTTTATCGAGAAAACAAGTACATTGACTGTCGTGATATGTCATTCCGG GACTTCATCGCAGGTAAACTCCCTGCCATTCCAGGTGAAGTGCCAACACTAGCTGACTGGGAAAATCATCTGACAACCATATTCCCTGAG GTCAGGCTAAAGAGATACATGGAAATGAGAGGTGCTGATAATGGCCCTCCTGACATGATATGCGCTGTCCCTGCTTTTTGG GTAGGCTTACTGTACGATGAGGTTTCGCTACAAAATGCTGTAGATATGATTGCCGATTGGACCCCTGAAGACATACAGAATTTAAGGGATATG GCTCCCATAACTGGATTAAGGACTCAAGTTCGAGGTAGATTGCTGAGACATATTGCAGAAGATGTGTTGAAGTGGGCaaag GAAGGGTTGGACAGAAGATGCTTGAGTGAATCCGTTTTCTTGGATCCATTGAAGGAAGTGGTTGAGACAG gTTTGACACAAGCAGACAAGCTGTTGGACTTGTATAATAACAAGTGGGAAAACAACATAGATCATGTGTTCAGAGAATGCTGCTACTAA